The genomic segment CGGCGGCCTTGACGGCAATGTCGGCGACGATGGCGCGCACGTCATTGGTGGCCTGGGCCTCAGCCATGGCGATCTTCGCCTCGGCCTGTTTGGTGCGCCGGGCAACGAAATCCTGCATGCGCTCGGCGGTTTCCTTGGCCATGGCTTCCGCTTCGGTCTTGGCTTGCGCCACGATCGCATCGGCCTCGGCCTGCGCCTCAATCGCCTTCTTCTTGAACGAGGCGAGCACGGCTTCCGCCTCCTCGCGCAGGCGACGGGCCTGGTCGAGTTCGTCGGCGATCATTTTGCTACGGCCATCAAGCCCGCTCAGAATCGTCCGATGCACGCCGAGATAGCCCAGCAACAGCACGAAGAGGACGAAACCGACGGCGACGTAAAATTCGGCATCGAAATGCATGGGGCGAACTCCTAGCCGATCTTCTCGGCGGCGACCGCACGGGCGAGCGCGCCCGCATCGGCACCCTTGCCGGTGATGTGCTTGATGATCTCACCAGCGGTGTCGGTGGCGAGAGATGCGACCGAGCCCATGGCCTGCGCCTTGGTCGAAGCGATCTGCGCTTCCGCGGCGGCGAGCTTGTCGTTGAGGCCAGCCTCAAGCGTTTTGCGATCGCTCTCGATCTGAACGTTCAGCTTGTCGCGCATCTGCTGCACGGTGGTCTGCGCATTGCCCTTGGCATCGCTCAACGCCTTTTCATAGGCGACGGCGGCGTCATCGGCCTGCTTCTGCATGTCGGCGGCGCTCTTGAGATCGCCGGTGATGCGGCCCTCACGCGTCTGGAGGATTTCAGCGACGCGCGGCAGCGCCACCCGCGACATCAGCCAGTAGAGCAGACCGAAAGTGATCGCGAGCCAGACGAGCTGCGAGGCGAACCACGTCGGATCGAACGGCGGAAACACGGCTTCAGCGGCGGCACCGGCGGCCGGTGTTGCTGCATAGGCGCTGGAGATGAGCATGCTGCTATCCCGAAAACGGTGTGGAGTGAAACGAGCAAGAATGCCGCGCGCACCGATGTGCGCGCGGCTTCAGTTCTTACTTCACGAACAGCAGGATGATCGCGACGAGAAACGCGAAAATGCCGAGACCTTCCGCGAGCGCGGCGCCGATGAAGGCGCGGCCGAACTGACCGTCGGCGGCCGACGGGTTGCGCAGAGCGCCGGAGAGGAAGTTACCGAAAATCGTACCGACGCCGACGGCGGCGATGCCCATGCCGATCGCCGCGAGACCTGCGCCAATCCATTTTGCTGCTACGGGATCCATATTGAACTCCTGTTCGTGTGTTGTGGGCGACTATTTGTTGTTCAATGAATTATCAGTGGCCCGGGTGAATTGCGTCGTTCAGATAGACGCAAGTTAGAATGGCGAAAACATACGCCTGAAGAACAGCGACCAGCAGCTCGAAAGCCGTCAGGCCGACGATGGCGAGAAGCGGCAGCGGCGCCAGAATGGACGCTGCACCAGCGCCAGTCAGCATGACCACAAAGCCAGCGAACACTTTCAAGGTGATGTGGCCGGCGAGCATGTTGGCGAAAAGACGAACCGAGAGTGAGATCGGCCGCGACACGAAGGAGATCACTTCGATCATCATGAGGAACGGCAGCAGGAACGGCGAAACGCCGGACGGCACGAACAGCTTCAAGAAATGCATGCCGTGCTTGTAGAAGCCGTAGATGATGACGGTGAGGATGACGAGCGCCGCCAGAGCGAAGGTGACGATGATCTGGCTGGTCACCGTGTAGGTGTAGGGGATCAGGCCGAGCACGTTCGAGAAGACAACGAACATGAACAGAGAGAACACCAGCGGGAAGAACTTCATGCCGTGATCGCCGGCGGTTGAGCGCACGGTCGAGGCGACGAATTCATAAGCCATTTCGGCGGCGGCCTGCAGGCGGCCCGGCACCAGAGCCTTGCTGCTCGTGCCCCACAGCATCAACAGCGAGATGCCGGCCAGAATGATGACCATGAACAAGGAAGAATTGGTGAAGGAGACGTCAACATTGCCGAGACCGATCTTCACGATCGGATGAATCTCAAACTGGTGGATCGGATCGATCGCGTTTGCTTCAGCCGCCACTTCGTCACCCTTCTCATCAGCGCAAGATGCGCATCAGGCCTTGTCTTCGTCTTTCGGCTTTGCCGGTCCGGTCGGACGCGAGGCAATGCGATAGACATTATAGAAACCCGCCGCCGTCCCCAGCCCCAGAAAGAGGATGAGAAACAACGGCGTCGTTGAAAACCACGCATCGAGCTGCCAGCCGATTAGAAAACCGACCACAACCCCCGCCACGAACTCCGACAGGACGCGGATGCCTAAACTCAGCGCCCGCCCCGTCTCGGCTCCCGAGAAGTCCGTATTCGCCCCTGCCTTGCGCTCACGCGCTTCAAGGTTCTGGTCCTTCAGCGCGCCCGACAAACGGTCGAGACGCGCGCGAAGTTCAAGATCCTCGCGGCTCCGGCGAGCTTCGTCACTTTCGTCCCCGGACATCAGCGGTCTCATGCGGCGCGGCCTGCGCTCGCGCAAGTGCGACGCCTGAAAAAATGAGAGATTCCCTTGCGAGCCGGGCGCAACATATTGACGCGGGTATGGCCTGTCAATGCATCTGCGCGCCGATCGCAAAACAGGAAGTATCAGTCTTTTCATTATCTTGTAAGATACCAAAGGGGCTTTTCCCCGGACCAGGTTTCTGCTCGGATGAAAAGCCGCGCCCAATGGCCTAAGCAGCGGATGAAGCACGCAAGCCAGTTCTGGCGCGAAGGGACGAAACAGCCTTGGAATCACAGACCATGCGCCCGCTCTACGATCTGCCTGGACATCTGGTGCGGCGGCTGCAGCAAGTCACCCAGAATATCTATGAAAGCGAGGCGAAATCCTTTGGCGTGACCCACGCCCAGTTCGCCATCCTGCAAACGGTCCAGCTCATGCCTGGGCTCGAACAACGGGAGATCGCGGCGGCGGCCGGCTACGATTCGGTGACGGCCAGCCACATCATCCGCAAACTCGAGACCATGAAGATGCTTCGCCGAGACAAGGGCAGCCGCTCCCGCCGTGGCCACTCGCTCCACCTGACGGCGGCGGGCGCCGAAAAGCTCGAACAGATGCTGCCGGCCCTGACCCGGGTGCAGGAACGCGTCATCGAGCGCCTGCCCGCAGACAAGCGGGACCTGTTCCTTGAGCTGCTTTCGGAGATCGCCGGGGTGGAAAATTCCTATTGGAATTCCGCGGCTCAAAAATAAGTGCACTAATTATTGACAGATCGAAGCTGACCCGGCACATTCCCTCGGCATAATCGCCAAGTCCGGGGAGGACGCCATGGATATTGAGGCTGGGCGCGTCACCGCGCGTTCGACTGCGCCCGCGTCCTCTTTCCGCCTCTGGTACATGGCGGCGATCCTCTGCCTGACCAATGCGGTCTCCTTCGTCGACCGGCAGTCGTTGCCGCTACTGATCAACCAGATCAAAGGCGACTTCGAGATCAACGATACGCAAGTGAGCCTGCTGGTCGGCTTCGCCTTCATCCTGACCTATGCGGGCCTGTCGATTCCCGCCGGCATTCTGGTGGACCGCTTCAGCCGCCGGGCCGTGCTGTCGGCCGGCATTGGCTTCTGGTCGGCCTCGACCATGTTCTGCTCTTTCGCCACGAGCTATTGGATGATGTTCGTCGGACGACTGGGCATTGGCGCGGGCGAATCGGTTGTCGGGCCTGGCGCTGCGTCCATCATTCGCGACGCCTTCGCGCCCGATCAGCGCGGCCGCGCCGTCGCCATCTGGGCGATGGGGGCCAATATCGGCGCCGCCGCCGCTTTATTGCTTGGCGGCCTCATCCTGCGCGCCGTCGGCGATGCGCCTTCCATCACCCTGCCACTGTTTGGCACCGTGCGCTCCTGGCAGGTGGTGCTGTTTGGCTGCGCGCTGATCACCATGCCCGTCGCGCTGCTTGTCCTGACTTTCCGTGAGCCACCCCGCACCGGTACGATGACGCCCGAGCGTAGCGGCATGGGCGCTGCCATCGCTTTCATGGCCCAGCGTTGGAAAGTCTTTGCGTTGGTCTTCCTGGTCAACGGTCTCACCATCATCATGACTGTGCCGCATGGGATCTGGGCGCCGGCTATGTTCGAGCGCGTGTGGAAACTGTCGCGCCCCGAGATCGCTTTCACGCTCGGCATCATGACCCTGGTCTTCGGCGCATCGAGCCAGTTCATCGCCGGCACCGTGCTTGACCGGCTTGAGCGCGCCGGCGTCGCCAATCCCGTGCCGCTCTTTGGCATCATCGTCTGCGTGCTGGCCTTTCTGCCGGGCGTCTACATGCCGCTCGCGCCGAACGTGACAACGGCCTGGGTGCTACAGGCGATCTACATGCTGATCGCCACGTCGCTCTTCACGATCGGCACGGCCTTCATCACGCGCCTCGCCCCGCCTGAAATGGCCGGCAAGATCACCTCGCTGCATTTTCTTTGGATGGGTCTGATCGGCACACTCGTCGGCACGACGCTTTATGCGGTGGTGGCCGACACGGTCTACGGCCATGCGGGACCACTCGCCATTGCCTATTCCCTCTCGACCGTCGTCGCCATTCTCACCGTTTTGTCGATTGTCGTTTACCTCCTCCTCATGCTTCTGACACGCAAGGAAAGCGCGAAAAGCCCATGAAAGCTGCCCTCTTCTCCACCTGCAAATATAGCGGGCCGTCACTCGATAAAGGCTGGCCGGTCTCAGGCTCTGTCTACTCCCGCGAGGCGGCGCAAGAGTCGATGCAACAAAGCCTCGATCAGTTTCGCCTTGCCGACGAGATCGGCTTCGATTGGGTGACGGTGGCCGAGCATCACTATGCACCGTTCTCGCTGACGCCCAATCCGATGGTGATGGCCGGCGCGCTGACGCAGGTCATCAAGCGCGCCAAGATCGCGCTGCTCGGCGCCGACATCCCCATTCTCAATCCGGTGCGCGTGGCGGAAGAATTCGCCATGCTCGACACGATGACGGGCGGGCGCGTTGTCGCTGGCATGCTGCGCGGCACGCCCAACGAGTATGTCACCTACAATATCAATCCGGCTGAATCGCGCGCCCGCTTCGAGGAAGCCTTGCAGTTGATCAAAATGGCCTGGACGCAGACCGAGCCCTTCGGCTGGCAGGGCCGCTATTACGAATACCGCACCATTTCGATCTGGCCGCGCTGCGTGCAAGCGCCGCATCCGAAAATCTATATGTCCGGCTCAAGCCCCGAAGCCGGCGAGTTCGCGGCCAAGAACAGGGTCGGTCTCGGCTTCGCCGTCACCACCGTGCCATTGGCCGCGAAAGCCGTCACGCATTATCGGACGCAAGCGGCACGCTATGGCTGGGAGCCGGAACCCGAGGACGTGATTTATCGCGTCGCCGTGCATGTCGGCGAAAACGACGATCAGGCATTGGAAGATTTTGTCGAGGCGACGAAGACCGGCGCGCGCACTGGCCTCACCATGGCCAATCGCGGGCTCGAAAGCGCCATCGCCGAGACCGGCTATTATGGCCGCGACGCCGACATGCAGCGCCAGCGGTTGATGCCGCGCAGCTTGCAGGAGCGCATCGATCAGGGCCAGATCCTGCTCGGCGGGCCGGAGACGGTGTTGAAGCAGATCGAGAGCATCAAGCGCGAACTGGGCGCTGGGGTGATCGATCTGACCGTGGCGCATCAGATGGGCGCCAAAACCATCCGCAGCATCGAACTGCTCGGCGAAAAAGTGCTGCCGCGCATCCGGCATTGGTGAGGAAACGACGATGGACACGACCGTAAACGCGACTTCATCCGCCAGCACGCCCCTGCTCTGCTTCGGCTTCGCCGATGCTGCCGCCTCGCCGGCGCTGAAACTGATCGCCGCCGGACGAACGGTGGTATCGGGGGCGGGCAGCGATCAGGCAGCGACCTCCGCGATCATCGCCAAGGGTGCCGCTTGTGGCGAAGCTCTGTCCTTCGCCGCGCAATATGCCGGCATCGTCGAGTCGGTCATTTTGATCGCCCCTGATGATGCGGCAGCCCAGCGTGCCGCGGCGCTTGCCGACGACTGCAAGGCGCAGGTTCTGGCTCTCGCAGGCACGCGCGATGCCGAAAGCGATGCCGCCGCCACCGCAATCAAGAAGGCGCTGCCCACCTGCCATCTCGTCTATGTCTTCGATACCGGCAAGGACATGGACGAGGAGCGACCGGAGGCGCTGGCGAAAGTGGCGCGGGATTTTCTGACCCGTCGCGACAAATTCCTCGTCAGCAATGCGGACGGACGGATTACGCCCTAGCGAACCGCTGAAAACGAAAAAGCCGTCGCCCGAACAGGCGACGGCTTTTTTTGTAGCGCAGAAGCAGCGGAGATTATTCCGCCGCCACCATCACTTCGGCTTCCGCCAGATCGACGCTGACGAGCTGCGACACGCCGCGTTCCGCCATCGTCACGCCGAACAGCCGGTCCATGCGGGCCATGGTGATCGGGTTGTGGGTGATGGTGATGAAGCGCGTGTCGGTCTTCTTGCGCATTTCAGCGAGCAGATCGCAGAACCGCTCGACGTTGGAATCGTCCAGCGGCGCGTCCACTTCGTCGAGCACGCAGATCGGCGACGGATTGGTGAGGAACACCGCGAAGATCAGCGACATCGCCGTCAGCGCCTGCTCACCACCCGACAGCAAGGTCATGGTCGTCGGCTTCTTGCCCGGCGGACGCGCCATGATTTCGAGGCCGGCCTCGAGCGGATCGTCGGATTCGATCAGCTGCAATTCCGCCGCGCCACCGCCGAACAGGCTCGTGAACAAATCCTTGAAGTGGTTGTTGACGATATCGAAGGCGGCGACCAGACGCTCGCGGCCTTCCTTGTTCAAGCTTTGGATAGCGGTGCGGAGCTTGCGGATCGCTTCGGTCAGATCATCGCGTTCGCTGGTCAGCGAGTCGCGGCGGCCTTCGATATCGCCCAGTTCGTCGTCCGCACGCAGGTTGACGGCGCCGAGACGTTCGCGATCCTGCTTCAGCTCTTCGAGCTTGCGCTCGACATCGGCGCTCTCTGGCAGTGCGTCGTCGGGCCCGACGCCGGCGAGAGCCGCCACCGCATGGGGCTCGCATTCCAGGTCGGTGGCGATGCTGTGGACGATGTCCTGGTGGCGCTGGCGCAAAGCTTCGACGCGCGCCTCCGAACGGGCGCGCTCTTCGCGCACCGCCGACATCGCATCGAGCGCCATGCGCGCCAGGCGATCGCTGTCGGTCAAGCGCGTTTCGGCTTCCGTCCGCTTGTCGGAGGCAAGCTTGCGCGCCCCTTCCGCCTTGTCGACTTCGCCGATGAGAGCGCGGCGACGTTCAAGGAAGAGTTCCGGCGCTTCCGCCAGAGTTTCCAATTCCTCGCGCGCTTCGGCGATGCGTTCTTCGTAATCGGTGATCTGGCCGGTGGCGCGGTTGCGCCGCTCGTCCCAGGACTGACGCTCGTTGTTGATCGCCATCAGGCGCTGCTGGCGCACCTGCGCCTCGCGCGCCAGAGACTGCACGGCAGCGCGCGCTTCCGCCGTTTCGGCGCGCGCGTGGGCGGCCGATGCACGGGCCCGATCGAGCTTGCCGGTCAGCTGCAGGGTCGGCGTCAAGGTTTCGAGCGCGGTCTGCGCTTCGGTATTCTTGGCCAGGGCTTCGTCGCGGCTCTGGGTCAGGCGATTGGAGGCTTCCTCCAGCGCCGAAACGCGCGCGCCCGATTGAGCCCGCTTACGCTCGGCCGCATTGAGGGCTTCACGCGCTTCGCCGACAACCCGCTGAGCATTGCGGGCATCGTTGCGGGTCTGGGTCTCCGCCATGGCGGCGACGCGAACGCGCTCGACCATCTGGTCGGCCTGGGCCTTCAAACCGTCGGCGACGCGGCGGGCCTCTTCGGCTTCGCGGGTCAGATCGCCAAGGCGGTTGCGTTCCACCAGGCGGCGGGCGGCCGGGGTCGGCGCTTCGGCGGCGGCGACAAAGCCGTCCCAACGCCACAGGTCGCCTTCTTTCGATACCAGGCGCTGGCCCGGCTTCAGCAGTTTCTGCAGCTGCGCGCCTTCGGTGCGCACGACAACGCCGATCTGGTTCAAGCGGCGGGCCAGTTGCGTCGGTGCGGTGACCAGTTTGGCCAGCGACTCGACACCCGGCGGCAGCGGCGCGTCTTGGGTGTGATCGCCGAGCAGCGACCAATGGGCCGGCGCGGAGGCGTTGACCGAGGCATCGAGATCATCGCCGAGCGCGGCGCCAAGTGCTGCTTCATAGCCCTTGGCGACGTTGATTTCGTCGACGACCGGCGGCCACAGATCGCTCTCGGCGGTGGCCAGCAGTTTCGACAGGGTACGCACTTCGGTTTCGAGCCGGTGCGCCTTGCGATCGGCATCGGCCAGCGGCGTGCGCGCCTCGGATTCGGCGGCGCGCGTCTCGCTATGGACACCTTCGGCTTCCAACGCCGCTTCTTCGGCGGCCGACAGAGCTTCCTGAGCCCCCTCGAGCGCTTCGGCGAGTGCCGCGAATTCATCTTCGGCGACGCCGGCCGCCCGCAGGGTTTCGAGTTCGGCCGCGACCTGCGCCAGTTCTCTTTCGAACCGCTGCAGGCGTTGGGCGTCGTCGTTGAGCGCCTGTTGCAGGGCGTTGCGGCGGGCATTGATGTCGGACAGCGCGGCCTGCGCCTCGCCCAGGGTCGTTTCCGTCTCGGCCAGGCGGCCTTCGGCGTCGGCGAGTTTTTCCTTCGCCTCGTATTCCATGTCGCCGGCTGTCTCGGTCGCCTGATCGAGATCGCTGACCTCAGCATCGAGACGGCCCAAAACGCCAGCGGCGTCGTCGATCAGCGCCTTCTCGCGCGCCATGTCTTTTTCGAGCTGCGCCTGGCGCCGTTC from the Beijerinckia sp. 28-YEA-48 genome contains:
- a CDS encoding ATP F0F1 synthase subunit B (Produces ATP from ADP in the presence of a proton gradient across the membrane. Subunit B is part of the membrane proton channel.), which produces MHFDAEFYVAVGFVLFVLLLGYLGVHRTILSGLDGRSKMIADELDQARRLREEAEAVLASFKKKAIEAQAEADAIVAQAKTEAEAMAKETAERMQDFVARRTKQAEAKIAMAEAQATNDVRAIVADIAVKAAETVLKVETKGEAAANLITKGIGELKSRLVH
- a CDS encoding F0F1 ATP synthase subunit C, which gives rise to MDPVAAKWIGAGLAAIGMGIAAVGVGTIFGNFLSGALRNPSAADGQFGRAFIGAALAEGLGIFAFLVAIILLFVK
- a CDS encoding F0F1 ATP synthase subunit A, which gives rise to MAAEANAIDPIHQFEIHPIVKIGLGNVDVSFTNSSLFMVIILAGISLLMLWGTSSKALVPGRLQAAAEMAYEFVASTVRSTAGDHGMKFFPLVFSLFMFVVFSNVLGLIPYTYTVTSQIIVTFALAALVILTVIIYGFYKHGMHFLKLFVPSGVSPFLLPFLMMIEVISFVSRPISLSVRLFANMLAGHITLKVFAGFVVMLTGAGAASILAPLPLLAIVGLTAFELLVAVLQAYVFAILTCVYLNDAIHPGH
- a CDS encoding MarR family winged helix-turn-helix transcriptional regulator, translated to MRPLYDLPGHLVRRLQQVTQNIYESEAKSFGVTHAQFAILQTVQLMPGLEQREIAAAAGYDSVTASHIIRKLETMKMLRRDKGSRSRRGHSLHLTAAGAEKLEQMLPALTRVQERVIERLPADKRDLFLELLSEIAGVENSYWNSAAQK
- the smc gene encoding chromosome segregation protein SMC — its product is MKFNRLRLTGFKSFCEPTDFVIEPGLTGVVGPNGCGKSNLVEALRWVMGENSYKSMRASGMDDVIFSGSGNRPSRNTAEVMLVLDNADRSAPAAFNDADLLEISRRIERESGSTYRFNGKEVRARDVQLLFADAATGARSPAMVRQGMIGEIISAKPQQRRRILEDAAGVAGLHSRRHEAELRLKGAEDNLNRLEDVMKQLDSQVDSLKRQARQATRYKGLAAEIRRSEALLLHIAHRDVTRNMGEAESKLEADTREVEERTRHQAEAARLQAIAAYELPPLRDEEAKAGAALQRLILAREQLEGEEERAKQRVVELERRQAQLEKDMAREKALIDDAAGVLGRLDAEVSDLDQATETAGDMEYEAKEKLADAEGRLAETETTLGEAQAALSDINARRNALQQALNDDAQRLQRFERELAQVAAELETLRAAGVAEDEFAALAEALEGAQEALSAAEEAALEAEGVHSETRAAESEARTPLADADRKAHRLETEVRTLSKLLATAESDLWPPVVDEINVAKGYEAALGAALGDDLDASVNASAPAHWSLLGDHTQDAPLPPGVESLAKLVTAPTQLARRLNQIGVVVRTEGAQLQKLLKPGQRLVSKEGDLWRWDGFVAAAEAPTPAARRLVERNRLGDLTREAEEARRVADGLKAQADQMVERVRVAAMAETQTRNDARNAQRVVGEAREALNAAERKRAQSGARVSALEEASNRLTQSRDEALAKNTEAQTALETLTPTLQLTGKLDRARASAAHARAETAEARAAVQSLAREAQVRQQRLMAINNERQSWDERRNRATGQITDYEERIAEAREELETLAEAPELFLERRRALIGEVDKAEGARKLASDKRTEAETRLTDSDRLARMALDAMSAVREERARSEARVEALRQRHQDIVHSIATDLECEPHAVAALAGVGPDDALPESADVERKLEELKQDRERLGAVNLRADDELGDIEGRRDSLTSERDDLTEAIRKLRTAIQSLNKEGRERLVAAFDIVNNHFKDLFTSLFGGGAAELQLIESDDPLEAGLEIMARPPGKKPTTMTLLSGGEQALTAMSLIFAVFLTNPSPICVLDEVDAPLDDSNVERFCDLLAEMRKKTDTRFITITHNPITMARMDRLFGVTMAERGVSQLVSVDLAEAEVMVAAE
- a CDS encoding MFS transporter produces the protein MDIEAGRVTARSTAPASSFRLWYMAAILCLTNAVSFVDRQSLPLLINQIKGDFEINDTQVSLLVGFAFILTYAGLSIPAGILVDRFSRRAVLSAGIGFWSASTMFCSFATSYWMMFVGRLGIGAGESVVGPGAASIIRDAFAPDQRGRAVAIWAMGANIGAAAALLLGGLILRAVGDAPSITLPLFGTVRSWQVVLFGCALITMPVALLVLTFREPPRTGTMTPERSGMGAAIAFMAQRWKVFALVFLVNGLTIIMTVPHGIWAPAMFERVWKLSRPEIAFTLGIMTLVFGASSQFIAGTVLDRLERAGVANPVPLFGIIVCVLAFLPGVYMPLAPNVTTAWVLQAIYMLIATSLFTIGTAFITRLAPPEMAGKITSLHFLWMGLIGTLVGTTLYAVVADTVYGHAGPLAIAYSLSTVVAILTVLSIVVYLLLMLLTRKESAKSP
- a CDS encoding AtpZ/AtpI family protein yields the protein MSGDESDEARRSREDLELRARLDRLSGALKDQNLEARERKAGANTDFSGAETGRALSLGIRVLSEFVAGVVVGFLIGWQLDAWFSTTPLFLILFLGLGTAAGFYNVYRIASRPTGPAKPKDEDKA
- a CDS encoding LLM class flavin-dependent oxidoreductase, yielding MKAALFSTCKYSGPSLDKGWPVSGSVYSREAAQESMQQSLDQFRLADEIGFDWVTVAEHHYAPFSLTPNPMVMAGALTQVIKRAKIALLGADIPILNPVRVAEEFAMLDTMTGGRVVAGMLRGTPNEYVTYNINPAESRARFEEALQLIKMAWTQTEPFGWQGRYYEYRTISIWPRCVQAPHPKIYMSGSSPEAGEFAAKNRVGLGFAVTTVPLAAKAVTHYRTQAARYGWEPEPEDVIYRVAVHVGENDDQALEDFVEATKTGARTGLTMANRGLESAIAETGYYGRDADMQRQRLMPRSLQERIDQGQILLGGPETVLKQIESIKRELGAGVIDLTVAHQMGAKTIRSIELLGEKVLPRIRHW